Proteins encoded by one window of Streptomyces sp. ALI-76-A:
- the prmC gene encoding peptide chain release factor N(5)-glutamine methyltransferase, which translates to MNLLLAEVAQATQRLADAGVPSPRNDAEELAAFVHGVKRGELHSVKDSDFDARYWEVIARREQREPLQHITGRAFFRYLELQVGPGVFVPRPETESVVGWAIDAVRAMDVVEPSIVDLCTGSGAIALALAQEVPRSRVHAVELSEDALVWTRRNMEGSRVDLRQGNALDAFPDLDGQIDLVISNPPYIPLTEWEYVAPEARDYDPQLALFSGEDGLELIRGIERTAHRLLRPGGVVVIEHADTQGGQVPWIFTEERGWADAADHPDLNNRPRFATARKAMP; encoded by the coding sequence GTGAACCTGCTGCTCGCAGAGGTGGCCCAGGCCACCCAGCGGCTGGCCGACGCCGGCGTGCCCTCGCCGCGCAACGACGCGGAGGAGCTCGCCGCGTTCGTGCACGGCGTGAAGCGGGGCGAGCTGCACTCCGTGAAGGACTCGGACTTCGACGCCCGCTACTGGGAGGTCATCGCCCGGCGTGAACAGCGCGAGCCGCTGCAGCACATCACCGGGCGGGCCTTCTTCCGCTACCTGGAACTCCAGGTCGGGCCCGGGGTGTTCGTGCCCCGTCCCGAGACGGAGTCGGTCGTCGGCTGGGCCATAGACGCCGTGCGCGCGATGGACGTCGTGGAGCCGTCGATCGTCGACCTGTGCACCGGCTCCGGCGCCATCGCGCTCGCCCTCGCCCAGGAGGTCCCGCGCTCCCGGGTGCACGCCGTGGAGCTGTCCGAGGACGCCCTGGTGTGGACCCGCAGGAACATGGAGGGGTCCCGGGTCGACCTGCGTCAGGGCAACGCCCTGGACGCCTTCCCGGACCTCGACGGCCAGATCGACCTGGTCATCTCCAACCCGCCGTACATCCCGCTCACCGAATGGGAGTACGTCGCGCCCGAGGCGCGGGACTACGATCCCCAACTCGCCCTGTTCTCGGGCGAGGACGGCCTCGAACTGATCCGCGGCATCGAACGCACCGCACACCGTCTCCTGCGCCCCGGCGGGGTCGTCGTCATCGAGCACGCCGACACCCAGGGCGGCCAGGTGCCGTGGATCTTCACCGAGGAGCGGGGCTGGGCCGACGCGGCCGACCACCCCGACCTCAACAACCGCCCGCGCTTCGCGACGGCCCGCAAGGCGATGCCGTGA
- a CDS encoding L-threonylcarbamoyladenylate synthase, whose translation MARRYDTNDATDRTTGLREAASAVRRGELVVLPTDTVYGIGADAFSSEAVHDLLEAKGRGRNMPTPVLIGSPNTLHGLVTDFSELAWELVDAFWPGALTLVARHQPSLQWDLGDTRGTVAVRMPLHPVAIELLTEVGPMAVSSANLTGHPAPEHCDAAQEMLGDSVSVYLDGGPTPGNVPSSIVDVTREVPLLLRAGALSAEELRKVVPDLEVAN comes from the coding sequence ATGGCACGGCGATACGACACCAACGACGCGACCGACCGCACGACCGGTCTGCGCGAAGCCGCGTCCGCCGTCCGCCGTGGCGAACTCGTGGTGCTGCCGACCGACACGGTGTACGGCATCGGCGCCGACGCGTTCTCCTCGGAAGCGGTGCACGACCTGCTGGAGGCCAAGGGCCGGGGCCGCAACATGCCCACCCCCGTCCTCATCGGCTCCCCGAACACGCTGCACGGCCTTGTCACGGACTTCTCCGAGCTGGCCTGGGAACTGGTCGACGCGTTCTGGCCGGGCGCGCTCACGCTGGTCGCCCGGCACCAGCCGTCCCTCCAGTGGGACCTGGGCGACACCCGGGGCACGGTCGCCGTCCGTATGCCGCTGCACCCGGTCGCCATCGAGCTGCTGACCGAGGTCGGCCCCATGGCGGTCTCCTCCGCGAACCTGACGGGCCACCCCGCGCCGGAGCACTGCGACGCGGCCCAGGAGATGCTCGGTGACTCGGTGTCGGTCTACCTGGACGGCGGGCCCACGCCCGGCAACGTCCCGTCCTCGATCGTCGACGTCACGCGCGAGGTGCCGCTCCTGCTGCGCGCCGGCGCGCTCTCCGCCGAGGAGCTCAGGAAGGTCGTACCCGACCTCGAGGTGGCGAATTGA
- a CDS encoding protein-tyrosine-phosphatase has protein sequence MTAPDAGRGIWDGEETRTFTGLPRDSFRILHVSTGNVCRSPITERLTRHALAERLGDPLWGGMIVESAGTWGHEGAPMEANAETVLADFGADASGFTGRELLDEHVIMADLVLTATRDHRAQVISMGHSAGLRTFTLKEFTRLVKAIDPATLPPLEDGVVARARALVRAAAALRGWLLAPTAEADEVYDPYGAPLPFFRSIGDEINQALDPVVTALTGVPART, from the coding sequence TTGACGGCCCCTGACGCGGGGCGTGGCATATGGGACGGGGAAGAGACGCGCACCTTCACGGGGCTCCCGCGTGACAGCTTCCGCATCCTCCACGTCAGCACCGGCAACGTGTGCCGCTCGCCGATCACCGAGCGGCTGACCCGGCACGCCCTGGCGGAGCGGCTCGGAGACCCCCTGTGGGGCGGGATGATCGTGGAGAGCGCCGGCACCTGGGGCCACGAGGGCGCGCCCATGGAGGCCAACGCGGAGACCGTGCTGGCCGACTTCGGCGCGGACGCCTCCGGCTTCACCGGCCGCGAACTCCTCGACGAGCACGTCATCATGGCCGACCTGGTCCTGACGGCCACCCGCGATCACCGCGCCCAGGTCATCTCCATGGGCCACTCGGCGGGCCTGCGCACCTTCACCCTCAAGGAGTTCACCCGCCTGGTGAAGGCGATAGACCCGGCGACCCTGCCGCCCCTGGAGGACGGCGTCGTCGCCCGCGCGCGGGCGCTGGTCCGCGCCGCCGCGGCTCTACGCGGGTGGCTCCTGGCCCCGACCGCCGAGGCGGACGAGGTGTACGACCCCTACGGGGCGCCGCTGCCGTTCTTCCGGTCGATCGGGGACGAGATAAACCAGGCGCTGGATCCCGTCGTCACAGCGCTCACCGGTGTCCCCGCAAGGACGTGA
- the glyA gene encoding serine hydroxymethyltransferase yields the protein MSVTHAPATVETVASADLLRRQDPELAEILLGEADRQATTLQLVAAENFTSPAVLAALGSPLANKYAEGYPGARYHGGCEIVDVAERIAVERAKALFGAEHANVQAHSGSSAVLAAYAALLRPGDTVLALGLPHGGHLTHGSPANFSGRWFDFVGYGVDAETGLIEYDQVRTLARTHRPKAIVCGSIAYPRHLDHAFFREVADEVGAYLIADAAHPIGLVAGGAAPSPVPYADIVCATTHKVLRGPRGGMILCGAELAERVDRAVSPFTQGGAQMHTIAAKAVAFGEAATPAFTAYAHQVVANARALAAGLAAEGLVITTGGTDTHLVTADPAPLGVDGRTARGRLAAAGMVLDCCALPHADARGLRLGTAAVTTQGMGEVEMARIAVLFGQVLRGEAESPKVREEVRELTGRFPPYPG from the coding sequence ATGTCGGTCACCCATGCCCCCGCGACCGTCGAGACCGTCGCCAGCGCCGATCTGCTGCGCCGGCAGGATCCCGAGCTGGCCGAGATCCTGCTCGGGGAGGCCGACCGGCAGGCGACGACGCTTCAGCTCGTCGCCGCCGAGAACTTCACCTCGCCGGCCGTGCTGGCCGCCCTCGGCTCGCCGCTCGCCAACAAGTACGCCGAGGGCTATCCGGGGGCCCGGTACCACGGCGGCTGCGAGATCGTCGACGTCGCCGAGCGGATCGCCGTGGAACGGGCCAAGGCCCTGTTCGGGGCGGAGCACGCCAACGTCCAGGCCCATTCCGGATCGTCGGCCGTGCTGGCCGCGTACGCCGCCCTGCTGCGGCCCGGCGACACCGTCCTGGCCCTCGGCCTGCCCCACGGCGGTCACCTCACGCACGGCTCGCCCGCCAACTTCTCCGGCCGCTGGTTCGACTTCGTCGGGTACGGGGTGGACGCCGAGACCGGGCTGATCGAGTACGACCAGGTGCGCACCCTCGCGCGCACGCACCGGCCCAAGGCGATCGTGTGCGGGTCCATCGCCTACCCCCGCCACCTCGATCACGCCTTCTTCCGCGAGGTCGCCGACGAGGTGGGCGCGTATCTCATCGCCGACGCCGCGCATCCCATCGGGCTCGTCGCCGGGGGAGCGGCGCCCAGCCCGGTGCCGTACGCCGACATCGTGTGCGCCACCACCCACAAGGTGCTGCGCGGGCCGCGCGGCGGGATGATCCTGTGCGGCGCCGAGCTCGCCGAACGGGTCGACCGGGCCGTGTCCCCGTTCACCCAGGGCGGTGCGCAGATGCACACCATCGCCGCCAAGGCGGTCGCGTTCGGCGAGGCGGCGACGCCGGCGTTCACGGCGTACGCCCATCAGGTGGTCGCCAACGCGCGGGCGCTCGCGGCCGGGCTGGCCGCCGAGGGGCTCGTCATCACCACCGGCGGGACCGACACCCATCTGGTGACGGCCGACCCGGCGCCGCTCGGCGTCGACGGACGCACCGCCCGTGGTCGCCTGGCCGCCGCCGGGATGGTGCTGGACTGCTGCGCGCTGCCGCACGCCGACGCCCGTGGCCTGCGGCTGGGGACGGCCGCGGTGACCACGCAGGGGATGGGGGAGGTGGAGATGGCACGGATCGCCGTCCTGTTCGGACAGGTGCTCAGGGGTGAGGCGGAGAGCCCGAAGGTACGTGAAGAAGTGCGGGAGCTGACCGGGAGATTCCCCCCGTATCCCGGCTGA
- a CDS encoding MraY family glycosyltransferase produces the protein MREYLLTLCITAAVTYLLTGPVRKFAIVAGAMPEIRARDVHREPTPRLGGIAMFFGLCAGLLVADHLANLNEVFSKSNEPRALLSGAALIWLIGVLDDKFEIDALIKLGGQMIAAGVMVMQGLTILWLPIPGVGSVALTQWQGTLLTVALVVITINAVNFVDGLDGLAAGMVCIASAAFFLYAYRVWVSYGIEAAAPATLFAAILMGMCLGFMPHNMHPARIFMGDSGSMLIGLVLAAGAISITGQVDPDALKLFAGSEQAAVHQTVPVYIPLLLPLTIIAIPAADLVLAIVRRTWRGQSPFAADRGHLHHRLLEVGHSHSRAVLIMYFWSALIAFGALAYSVNSASMWIVLSVVFLSAIGLILLLLPRFTPRAPRWAQHLVPPRYRRRGEVAVDEELTPPSGAEEEGRAPVAAGVAGVNGATALGARSRVLEGRKAGSSR, from the coding sequence GTGCGTGAATACCTGCTGACGCTCTGCATCACGGCCGCGGTGACGTACCTGCTGACAGGGCCGGTACGGAAGTTCGCGATCGTGGCCGGGGCGATGCCGGAGATCCGGGCCCGTGACGTGCACCGGGAACCGACTCCGCGGCTCGGCGGGATCGCCATGTTCTTCGGCCTGTGCGCGGGCCTGCTGGTCGCCGACCACCTCGCCAACCTCAACGAGGTCTTCTCCAAGTCCAACGAACCGCGCGCGCTGCTCTCCGGCGCGGCCCTCATCTGGCTGATCGGTGTCCTGGACGACAAGTTCGAGATCGACGCCCTGATCAAGCTGGGCGGCCAGATGATCGCGGCCGGCGTGATGGTCATGCAGGGTCTGACCATCCTGTGGCTGCCCATCCCGGGCGTCGGCTCGGTCGCGCTGACCCAGTGGCAGGGCACCCTGCTGACGGTCGCCCTCGTCGTCATCACCATCAACGCGGTCAACTTCGTCGACGGCCTCGACGGCCTCGCGGCCGGCATGGTGTGCATCGCCTCGGCCGCGTTCTTCCTGTACGCCTACCGCGTCTGGGTGTCGTACGGCATCGAGGCCGCCGCCCCGGCCACGCTGTTCGCGGCGATCCTGATGGGCATGTGCCTGGGCTTCATGCCGCACAACATGCACCCCGCGCGGATCTTCATGGGTGACTCCGGCTCGATGCTCATCGGCCTGGTGCTGGCGGCCGGCGCCATCTCCATCACCGGCCAGGTCGACCCGGACGCGCTGAAGCTGTTCGCCGGGTCCGAGCAGGCGGCGGTGCACCAGACGGTCCCCGTGTACATCCCGCTGCTGCTGCCGCTGACGATCATCGCGATCCCGGCCGCGGACCTGGTCCTGGCCATCGTGCGGCGCACTTGGCGCGGCCAGTCGCCGTTCGCGGCGGACCGGGGTCACCTGCACCACCGTCTGCTGGAGGTCGGCCACTCGCACAGCCGCGCGGTGCTGATCATGTACTTCTGGTCCGCGCTGATCGCCTTCGGCGCGCTCGCCTACTCGGTCAACTCGGCGTCCATGTGGATCGTGCTCAGCGTCGTCTTCCTCAGCGCGATCGGGCTGATCCTGCTGCTGCTGCCCCGCTTCACCCCGCGCGCCCCGCGCTGGGCCCAGCACCTGGTACCGCCGCGCTACCGCCGTCGCGGCGAGGTCGCCGTCGACGAGGAACTCACGCCGCCGTCCGGGGCGGAGGAGGAGGGCCGCGCCCCGGTGGCTGCCGGAGTGGCGGGTGTCAACGGGGCGACCGCCCTCGGGGCTCGTTCGCGCGTCCTGGAGGGGCGGAAGGCCGGGAGTTCGCGCTGA
- the atpB gene encoding F0F1 ATP synthase subunit A has translation MSDNGCGFPAPGLHSFLFKPIATVGGFEFNKVMLLALITTLLVITFFTLAFGKAKVVPGKLQMIGEAGYDFVRRGIVYETLGKKEGEKYVPLMVSLFFFIWIMNIWSVIPLAQFPVSSIIAYPMVLALIVYVVWVSLTFKRHGFVGFFKNVTGYDKSLGPVLPLVMVIEFFSNLLVRPFTHAVRLFANMFAGHLMLVMFTVASWYLLNSWMIPAAGVSFIMTMVMILFELFVQLVQAYVFVLLACSYIQGALAEHH, from the coding sequence ATGTCCGACAACGGGTGTGGTTTTCCGGCTCCGGGCCTGCACTCGTTCCTCTTCAAGCCGATCGCCACGGTTGGAGGGTTCGAGTTCAACAAGGTGATGCTGCTTGCGCTCATCACCACCCTCCTGGTCATCACCTTCTTCACGCTCGCCTTCGGTAAGGCGAAAGTGGTGCCGGGCAAGCTCCAGATGATCGGCGAGGCCGGCTACGACTTCGTACGCCGCGGCATTGTCTACGAGACCCTCGGCAAGAAGGAGGGCGAGAAGTACGTCCCCCTCATGGTCTCGCTCTTCTTCTTCATCTGGATCATGAACATCTGGTCCGTGATCCCGCTGGCACAGTTCCCTGTGTCGTCGATCATCGCGTACCCGATGGTGCTGGCGCTGATCGTCTACGTGGTCTGGGTGTCGCTGACCTTCAAGCGGCACGGCTTCGTCGGGTTCTTCAAGAACGTCACCGGCTACGACAAGTCGCTGGGCCCGGTGCTGCCGCTCGTGATGGTCATCGAGTTCTTCTCGAACCTGCTGGTCCGGCCGTTCACGCACGCCGTGCGACTGTTCGCCAACATGTTCGCCGGTCACCTCATGCTGGTCATGTTCACGGTCGCCTCCTGGTACCTGCTGAACAGCTGGATGATCCCGGCCGCCGGCGTCTCGTTCATCATGACCATGGTCATGATCCTCTTCGAGCTTTTCGTGCAGCTGGTCCAGGCGTACGTCTTCGTGCTCCTCGCCTGCTCGTACATCCAGGGCGCGCTCGCCGAGCACCACTGA
- the atpE gene encoding ATP synthase F0 subunit C, whose amino-acid sequence MAALETLAAVEGNIGSIGYGLAAIGPGVGVGIIFGNGTQALARQPEAAGLIRANQILGFAFCEALALIGIVMPFVYG is encoded by the coding sequence ATGGCTGCCCTTGAGACCCTCGCCGCCGTCGAAGGCAACATCGGTTCCATCGGCTACGGCCTCGCCGCCATCGGCCCCGGCGTCGGCGTCGGCATCATCTTCGGTAACGGCACCCAGGCGCTCGCCCGTCAGCCCGAGGCCGCCGGCCTGATCCGTGCCAACCAGATCCTCGGCTTCGCCTTCTGTGAGGCGCTCGCCCTCATCGGCATCGTCATGCCGTTCGTCTACGGATGA
- a CDS encoding F0F1 ATP synthase subunit B: MIANLVQLAAEEEQNPLIPPGPELLVGTIAFAIVFFFFWKKLLPNINKVLEERRAAIEGGIEEADAMKVEAQSVLEQYKAQLAEARHEAARLRQEAQEQGATLIAEMRAEGQRQREEIVAAGHAQIEADRKAASSALRQDVGKLATDLAGRLVGESLEDHARQSRVIDRFLDELEEKAEATR, from the coding sequence GTGATCGCCAACCTGGTACAGCTGGCGGCCGAGGAGGAGCAGAACCCGCTCATCCCGCCCGGCCCCGAGCTGCTCGTCGGCACCATCGCCTTCGCCATCGTGTTCTTCTTCTTCTGGAAGAAGCTCCTCCCGAACATCAACAAGGTTCTGGAAGAGCGCCGCGCGGCGATCGAAGGCGGTATCGAAGAAGCCGACGCCATGAAGGTCGAGGCCCAGAGCGTCCTTGAGCAGTACAAGGCTCAGCTCGCCGAGGCCCGGCACGAGGCCGCGCGGCTGCGCCAGGAGGCGCAGGAGCAGGGCGCCACGCTCATCGCCGAGATGCGCGCGGAAGGCCAGCGGCAGCGCGAGGAGATCGTCGCCGCCGGTCACGCGCAGATCGAGGCCGACCGCAAGGCCGCTTCCTCCGCGCTGCGTCAGGACGTCGGCAAGCTCGCCACCGACCTGGCCGGCAGGCTCGTCGGCGAGTCCCTCGAGGACCACGCCCGGCAGAGCCGTGTCATCGACCGCTTCCTCGACGAGCTCGAGGAGAAGGCCGAGGCCACCCGATGA
- a CDS encoding F0F1 ATP synthase subunit delta, whose protein sequence is MNGASREALAAARERLDALTDSTSVNAGTLADELAAVTTLLDREVSLRRILTDPAQSGEAKAELARRLLGSQVGGSTVDLVSGLVRSRWSQSRDLVDALEELAGLADLTAAQKAGRLDSVEDELFRFGRIVTSSTELRAALTNRKATTAAKSELLRSLLGGRAEATTERLVTRLVTAPRGRSLEAGLESLSKLAADRRDRMVAIVTSAVPLSDPQKQRLGAALAKLYGRTMHLNLDVDPEVLGGIRVQVGDEVINGSIADRIEDAGRRLAG, encoded by the coding sequence ATGAACGGAGCGAGCCGCGAGGCCCTGGCAGCCGCACGTGAGCGTCTCGACGCGCTGACGGACTCCACGTCCGTGAACGCCGGCACGCTCGCCGACGAGCTGGCCGCCGTCACCACGCTGCTCGACCGCGAGGTGTCGCTGCGTCGGATCCTGACCGACCCGGCGCAGTCCGGAGAGGCCAAGGCCGAGCTGGCCCGGCGCCTGCTCGGCTCGCAGGTCGGCGGCTCGACCGTCGACCTGGTCTCCGGCCTGGTGCGTTCCCGCTGGTCGCAGTCGCGCGACCTGGTGGACGCCCTGGAGGAACTGGCCGGCCTCGCCGACCTCACCGCCGCGCAGAAGGCGGGCCGGCTCGACAGCGTCGAGGACGAGCTGTTCCGGTTCGGCCGGATCGTCACGTCGAGCACCGAGCTGCGCGCCGCGCTGACCAACCGCAAGGCCACCACCGCGGCCAAGAGCGAGCTGCTGCGCAGCCTGCTCGGCGGCCGGGCCGAAGCGACCACCGAGCGTCTGGTGACGCGCCTTGTGACCGCGCCGCGGGGACGTAGCCTGGAAGCGGGACTCGAGTCCCTGTCCAAGCTCGCCGCCGATCGCCGGGACCGCATGGTGGCCATCGTCACCTCGGCGGTTCCGCTGAGCGACCCGCAGAAGCAGCGCCTGGGCGCCGCCCTCGCGAAGCTCTACGGCCGCACGATGCACCTCAACCTCGACGTGGACCCCGAGGTCCTCGGCGGGATCCGGGTGCAGGTCGGTGACGAGGTCATCAACGGCTCCATCGCGGACCGCATCGAGGACGCCGGCCGCCGACTGGCGGGCTAG